A genomic region of Runella rosea contains the following coding sequences:
- a CDS encoding DeoR/GlpR family DNA-binding transcription regulator, whose amino-acid sequence MIKEERQRLIIEKLNRDQKINLVELSQLLHVSYDSIRRDVIELEDKGLLKKVHGGAVANSYLSFKTTQGFGIDNQEVLHLTRKAQKLFENHQTILMDGGTTNFHIAEQFPKNLELTVITNSLPLAIVLNEHPKIETILLGGTYHKRYQITVGNQAMRQLEHLRVDLYLMGFNGLDPNVGVTLRNYEESVLKQKMAKSAKKVAICAITEKIHTIETYKVCDLHEIDFLVTSLKPSDPSLNDFRNKGIEII is encoded by the coding sequence ATGATAAAAGAAGAGCGCCAACGGCTCATTATTGAGAAGCTCAATCGTGACCAAAAAATTAACTTAGTGGAGTTGAGTCAACTACTGCACGTTTCGTACGATAGCATCAGACGTGATGTTATTGAACTGGAAGACAAGGGTTTACTAAAAAAAGTACACGGAGGGGCCGTGGCTAATTCCTACTTGTCTTTTAAAACCACGCAAGGCTTCGGTATCGACAATCAGGAAGTATTGCACCTGACCCGAAAAGCCCAAAAGCTGTTTGAAAATCATCAGACCATATTGATGGACGGCGGCACAACCAATTTCCACATTGCTGAACAATTCCCCAAAAACCTAGAACTGACCGTCATTACCAATAGCCTGCCCCTTGCCATCGTGCTGAATGAGCACCCCAAAATTGAAACGATCCTCTTGGGGGGCACCTACCACAAACGCTATCAAATTACGGTAGGCAACCAAGCCATGCGACAACTAGAACACCTGCGGGTGGACCTATACCTTATGGGTTTCAACGGGTTAGACCCAAACGTTGGGGTTACCTTGCGCAATTATGAAGAATCGGTCTTGAAACAAAAAATGGCAAAATCGGCTAAAAAAGTAGCGATTTGTGCCATTACTGAAAAAATCCATACCATCGAAACCTACAAGGTATGCGACCTACATGAGATTGATTTTTTGGTTACAAGTCTAAAGCCCTCCGACCCGTCGTTGAACGATTTTCGTAACAAAGGGATTGAAATTATCTAA
- a CDS encoding exo-beta-N-acetylmuramidase NamZ family protein has translation MKRSFYLSLFVATVFLAVFAAFTTAPKPENAKKSIITGADQTSVYLPYLKGKRIGMLVNQTSIIGKKHCVDSLFKLGVKITKIFGPEHGFRGNASNGAKVDDSMDPATGIPVISLYGKNRKPSKEHLADVDLMIFDVQDVGARFYTYINTLSYVMEACAENNKELLILDRPNPNGFMVDGPILEPHLKSGIGIFPIPISHGLTIGEFAQMINGEGWLPNGLKCKLKIIKVANYTHDLPYVLPVPPSPNLNTQQSILLYPSICLFEGTILSQGRGTYMPFTVLGAPLLKGKYTFSFKPVSLKGMSETPLHQDTDCYGLDLRKFDTATFLKTKKLNLQWLMELYAAYPLKEKFFDMSQSKQMGNFDKLAGTENLKQQIITGKTEEEIRKSWEPGLGDFKIKRKKYLLYP, from the coding sequence ATGAAACGGTCATTTTATCTGTCCCTTTTTGTTGCCACTGTGTTTTTGGCAGTTTTTGCCGCATTTACTACCGCCCCAAAACCTGAAAATGCAAAAAAAAGCATCATTACGGGTGCCGACCAAACCTCCGTGTATCTTCCCTATCTGAAAGGGAAACGCATTGGAATGCTGGTCAATCAAACTTCAATCATTGGCAAAAAGCACTGTGTCGATAGCCTGTTTAAATTAGGGGTAAAGATTACCAAGATTTTCGGGCCTGAACACGGATTTCGGGGCAATGCCAGCAACGGTGCCAAAGTAGACGACAGCATGGACCCCGCCACGGGCATTCCTGTGATTTCACTCTACGGCAAAAACCGCAAACCTTCCAAAGAACACTTGGCCGACGTCGATTTGATGATTTTTGACGTGCAGGACGTAGGCGCTCGTTTTTATACCTACATCAATACGCTCTCGTACGTGATGGAAGCCTGCGCCGAAAACAACAAAGAATTGCTCATTTTGGACCGCCCTAATCCTAACGGATTTATGGTGGATGGCCCCATTCTGGAACCGCACCTGAAATCAGGCATCGGTATTTTCCCCATTCCCATCAGCCACGGTCTGACCATCGGCGAATTTGCACAAATGATTAACGGCGAAGGTTGGCTACCCAACGGGCTAAAATGCAAATTAAAAATCATTAAAGTGGCCAATTACACGCATGACTTGCCGTACGTCCTCCCCGTACCGCCTTCGCCCAATTTAAATACGCAGCAGTCCATTCTGCTCTATCCCAGTATTTGTCTATTTGAAGGCACCATTTTGAGTCAGGGGCGCGGCACCTACATGCCTTTTACAGTACTGGGAGCCCCCTTATTGAAAGGAAAATACACATTTTCGTTCAAACCAGTCAGTCTTAAAGGCATGAGCGAAACGCCCCTGCATCAGGACACGGACTGTTATGGATTAGATTTACGGAAGTTTGACACCGCTACTTTTCTGAAAACAAAAAAATTAAACTTGCAATGGCTCATGGAGCTGTACGCGGCTTATCCCCTCAAAGAGAAGTTTTTTGACATGAGCCAAAGCAAACAAATGGGAAATTTTGATAAACTGGCAGGAACAGAAAACTTAAAGCAGCAGATTATTACGGGTAAAACGGAAGAAGAAATTCGTAAGAGCTGGGAGCCTGGTCTGGGAGACTTCAAAATCAAGCGAAAGAAATATTTGCTGTACCCTTAA
- a CDS encoding alpha/beta fold hydrolase, with translation MLRKICLWACVCGLCWGLSSCFRSWRKNERDLRKHYANKSVRPTYYTIQNDSLRLFVATTGADTLPPLLLIHGAPGAWYGYLNMVDDSILQSKYHIIAVDRLGYNHSKHRKKRIVTSIDLQARAAALALSLNHSRQKGVLLGRSYGAPIAAKIAILNPQRFNKLVMLAPAIDPTKEKFWWFSKPAKWWIVRMWLPHRINLASFEKFAHAKELEKLANEWQMLQVPTTVVQGGKDWIVDPTNLDFARMKLAKKEAQFIFLPNAGHLISYSHPDLVRELVITPFQQSSTSTTSLQVGTNEDHK, from the coding sequence ATGCTAAGAAAAATATGCCTTTGGGCCTGTGTTTGCGGATTGTGCTGGGGGCTTTCTTCCTGTTTTCGTTCGTGGCGCAAAAATGAACGTGACCTTCGCAAGCATTACGCAAACAAATCCGTTCGACCTACTTATTATACCATCCAAAACGACAGTCTTCGGCTGTTTGTTGCCACTACGGGTGCCGATACGCTCCCGCCGCTCCTGCTCATCCACGGAGCACCGGGAGCGTGGTATGGATACCTCAACATGGTGGACGACAGTATTTTGCAGAGCAAATACCACATCATTGCCGTTGACCGACTGGGGTATAATCATTCAAAACACCGTAAAAAACGCATAGTTACGTCCATTGATTTGCAGGCCCGGGCGGCAGCGTTGGCCTTATCGCTCAATCATTCCCGTCAAAAAGGGGTGTTGCTTGGTCGCTCTTACGGAGCACCCATTGCGGCCAAAATTGCGATACTCAACCCGCAACGATTCAATAAATTGGTGATGCTGGCCCCCGCCATCGACCCTACCAAAGAAAAATTCTGGTGGTTTTCTAAGCCCGCCAAATGGTGGATAGTTAGGATGTGGCTACCGCATCGTATAAATCTGGCGTCGTTTGAAAAATTTGCCCACGCTAAGGAATTAGAAAAACTGGCAAACGAATGGCAAATGCTCCAAGTACCGACTACCGTGGTACAAGGAGGCAAAGATTGGATTGTAGACCCGACAAATCTAGATTTTGCCCGCATGAAACTGGCCAAAAAGGAAGCACAATTTATCTTTTTGCCCAATGCGGGTCATTTGATTTCGTATTCGCATCCTGATTTGGTCCGCGAATTGGTCATCACACCCTTTCAGCAATCCTCAACCTCCACGACCTCATTACAGGTGGGGACAAATGAAGACCACAAATAA
- a CDS encoding SOS response-associated peptidase — MCFHNSLTATVAEVEKRFEATSEVKQADFQPVYHGNGFDYPTWPVITAQAPQTIQLFRWGLVPRWVKSKEEAEEMRANTLNAKVETLAQKPSFKYALRESQRCLVPSTGFFEWQTVGKQKYPYHIRLRNQPLFAMAGIWESWHNPDFADDVWNTFSIITTEANPMMARIHNTKQRMPLLLLPGSESLWLQSDLDSSALKEIARPLDDSLMESFTIGRLISNRKTDSNVPEVSKPHLYPELSQQQLSLF; from the coding sequence ATGTGTTTTCACAATTCGTTAACAGCCACCGTTGCAGAAGTAGAGAAGCGTTTCGAAGCTACTTCAGAAGTTAAGCAAGCTGATTTTCAGCCTGTCTACCACGGAAATGGTTTTGATTACCCTACTTGGCCCGTGATTACTGCGCAAGCCCCGCAAACCATCCAACTGTTTCGTTGGGGGCTGGTGCCGCGTTGGGTAAAATCCAAAGAAGAAGCCGAAGAAATGCGGGCCAATACGCTCAATGCTAAGGTCGAAACGCTGGCTCAAAAACCTTCTTTTAAATACGCCCTTCGGGAATCTCAGCGTTGTCTTGTACCTTCTACGGGATTTTTCGAATGGCAGACTGTGGGGAAACAAAAATACCCTTACCACATTCGGCTACGAAATCAACCACTTTTTGCCATGGCAGGAATCTGGGAAAGTTGGCACAATCCCGACTTCGCCGATGATGTTTGGAACACCTTCAGCATTATCACTACGGAAGCCAATCCCATGATGGCGCGTATTCACAATACCAAGCAGCGAATGCCTTTGCTTTTGTTGCCGGGTAGTGAATCCCTTTGGCTTCAATCCGATTTGGACAGTTCGGCCCTGAAAGAAATAGCCCGTCCGCTGGACGACAGCCTGATGGAATCGTTTACAATCGGTCGGTTGATTAGCAATCGTAAAACTGATTCAAATGTACCAGAAGTAAGCAAGCCGCACCTTTATCCTGAATTATCCCAACAACAATTGTCGCTATTTTAG
- a CDS encoding aldo/keto reductase: MKFKLLGKSGLRVSEICLGTMTFGTEWGWGADKHESKKIFDMYANAGGNFIDTANRYTEGTSEKFLGDFIASDRDHFVLATKYTLMDRDGDPNYAGNHRKNMVRSLNESLKRLNTDYIDLFWVHMWDFTTPVEEVMRGLDDLVRSGKVHYIGISDTPAWVISRANMLAELRGWSQFAALQIEYSLLQRGAERDLLPMAKALDMAVTPWGVIGGGALTGKYLRGEGGRVPENSLRRNERSQDIAQAVVEIADELGVTPTQVAINWARQRVSNVMPVIGARRVEQLQDSLKSLDSTIPDEMMHRLNELSKIELGFPHDFLSSEGVKQSAFAGMYDQIINHRL, encoded by the coding sequence ATGAAATTCAAATTATTGGGAAAATCAGGCCTTCGTGTTTCAGAAATTTGTCTTGGCACCATGACCTTCGGAACCGAATGGGGATGGGGCGCTGATAAGCATGAAAGTAAGAAAATTTTTGACATGTATGCCAATGCCGGCGGTAATTTTATAGATACGGCCAATCGCTACACCGAAGGGACTTCGGAAAAATTTTTAGGGGATTTTATCGCTTCCGACCGCGACCATTTTGTGCTCGCTACCAAATATACCCTCATGGACCGTGACGGTGACCCCAACTATGCGGGAAACCATCGCAAAAATATGGTTCGTTCGCTCAATGAAAGTTTAAAACGCCTCAATACCGATTATATCGACCTGTTTTGGGTTCACATGTGGGATTTTACTACACCCGTAGAGGAAGTCATGCGCGGATTGGACGACTTAGTCCGCAGTGGGAAAGTGCATTACATCGGTATTTCTGACACGCCAGCGTGGGTGATTTCGCGGGCCAACATGCTTGCCGAACTGCGTGGCTGGAGTCAATTTGCGGCTTTGCAGATTGAGTATTCGTTGCTACAACGGGGCGCAGAGCGCGATTTGTTACCCATGGCCAAAGCATTAGATATGGCCGTAACGCCTTGGGGAGTGATTGGCGGCGGGGCGCTGACGGGCAAATATCTGCGCGGAGAAGGAGGGCGGGTGCCCGAAAACAGCCTCCGACGCAACGAACGCAGTCAGGATATTGCTCAAGCCGTGGTAGAAATTGCCGATGAGTTGGGCGTGACGCCCACGCAGGTGGCTATCAATTGGGCCAGACAACGGGTTTCTAACGTGATGCCCGTCATCGGTGCCCGTCGTGTAGAGCAACTACAGGATTCGCTGAAAAGTCTTGATTCGACCATTCCCGACGAAATGATGCATCGGTTGAATGAACTGAGCAAAATAGAATTGGGCTTCCCGCACGATTTTCTTTCTTCGGAAGGGGTAAAACAGTCGGCCTTCGCAGGGATGTACGACCAAATTATTAACCACCGATTGTAA
- a CDS encoding transcription elongation factor codes for MKLAILERLKAHLDARMQAALDAMQSAQSSANEETKSSAGDKYETARAMAQNERDRHAQLYDQIRQERAVLDRIDPLFQFQRVGLGTLVKTTAGYFFVAVSVGLLDMAGTKVIAVSPQSPLGASLMGKQQGDSFLFQQKKCLIEELG; via the coding sequence ATGAAATTAGCTATTCTGGAACGTTTAAAAGCGCATTTGGACGCTCGAATGCAGGCTGCATTGGATGCCATGCAATCTGCGCAAAGTTCGGCCAATGAAGAAACCAAAAGCAGCGCGGGAGATAAGTATGAAACCGCCCGGGCCATGGCCCAGAATGAACGTGACCGCCATGCCCAGTTGTACGACCAGATTCGTCAGGAACGAGCCGTGCTGGACCGCATCGACCCGTTGTTTCAGTTTCAGCGCGTAGGATTGGGCACGTTGGTCAAAACCACAGCAGGTTATTTTTTCGTGGCCGTGAGCGTGGGGCTGCTAGATATGGCGGGAACAAAAGTAATCGCGGTGTCGCCGCAATCGCCGCTTGGCGCTTCGCTGATGGGAAAACAGCAAGGAGACAGCTTCCTGTTTCAGCAAAAGAAATGTCTAATTGAGGAGCTAGGGTAG
- a CDS encoding Uma2 family endonuclease: MVAVSTKRKRIRTKFAKHEIPKSLIYEEYDGKPMYYRGYKDVLNQLKTKEEIMGESDTQAIIIGVLMNFLFDTIDRNKYFIVTNEVGFHLKKRSNISSDIVIYEKAALQNHTFKNKYFEIPPLAVIEVDIQADTTDFGISEMDYYGIKTKKLLDFGVREVIWFFSGTKQQFVSRAGQDGIISTWERNVTLLGEYQFSLEQLLQKEGFKL; this comes from the coding sequence ATGGTAGCAGTCTCCACCAAACGCAAACGCATTCGGACCAAATTTGCCAAGCATGAAATCCCAAAATCGTTGATTTATGAAGAATACGACGGAAAACCCATGTACTATCGGGGCTATAAAGATGTATTAAATCAACTGAAAACGAAGGAAGAAATTATGGGCGAAAGCGATACGCAGGCGATTATTATTGGCGTTTTGATGAATTTTTTGTTCGATACTATCGACAGAAACAAATATTTTATTGTAACAAACGAGGTAGGGTTTCACCTTAAAAAACGCAGCAATATTTCTTCTGATATTGTGATTTATGAAAAGGCAGCCTTGCAAAATCATACCTTTAAAAATAAATATTTCGAAATTCCGCCCTTAGCGGTCATAGAAGTGGATATACAGGCCGATACGACTGATTTCGGGATTTCGGAAATGGATTATTACGGCATTAAAACCAAAAAATTGTTGGATTTCGGCGTTCGGGAAGTGATTTGGTTTTTTTCAGGAACAAAACAACAGTTTGTGTCTCGGGCAGGGCAAGATGGTATTATTTCGACTTGGGAAAGAAATGTTACTTTGCTTGGTGAATATCAATTCTCGCTTGAACAACTGCTTCAAAAAGAAGGCTTTAAGTTGTGA
- a CDS encoding tetratricopeptide repeat protein → MKKLNLYVGFFVFFLCCLFFRFPSFGQSNPYQITPTLQEAYADVFKLKVTSARALLQKEKNTGPQKAFAVYVEDYADMVTLLVSDEKRLFEQLASNEDTRLEFLDDLSTESPYQRLYQAEIRLHWAFIKLKFGKEVSACWDIIKAYRLLEENAKKYPDFISTYKSLGMLHVLIGSAPQNFQWVTKLLGLRGNIPQGMREIKTIIQKDKLFGPEARLVELLLHAYILTYAESQNTALLEFVSGEKDNLLLHFFGTTISMKDGRGEQALKLLNQRPVGSEYLAFPFLDYLKGEILLQKGQYDEARTHLKRFLAQYKGQNYLKDTHMKLFLSHWLDGEEAHAMPYLVRVQAVGTSYVEADKFAEKFAKSFRKKEVSGQQKALMKARLAFDGGYLQEAALALKSYQEPFFTNLYDKAEFHYRWGRILQRQNRPDSSIVHYERAIALSQAQSLYFGATSALQLGYMYQAKGNNAKAVYHFKQALTYPKHEYKNSVDNKARAALTLMGVE, encoded by the coding sequence GTGAAAAAGCTAAATTTATACGTAGGTTTTTTTGTCTTCTTTCTTTGTTGCCTCTTTTTTCGTTTTCCTTCCTTCGGGCAAAGCAATCCGTACCAAATTACGCCCACGCTTCAAGAGGCTTATGCTGATGTGTTTAAGTTGAAAGTCACTTCGGCAAGGGCGCTGTTGCAAAAAGAGAAAAATACGGGTCCGCAAAAAGCCTTTGCTGTATATGTGGAGGATTACGCAGACATGGTCACGTTGTTGGTCAGCGATGAGAAACGTTTGTTCGAACAATTGGCCTCTAATGAAGATACGCGATTGGAGTTTTTGGACGATTTGTCCACAGAGTCACCCTATCAGCGATTATATCAGGCCGAAATTCGTCTACATTGGGCGTTTATTAAACTGAAGTTTGGGAAGGAAGTCAGTGCCTGTTGGGATATAATCAAGGCGTATCGGCTGTTGGAAGAAAATGCCAAAAAATATCCCGATTTTATTTCGACCTACAAGTCGTTGGGGATGCTTCATGTATTGATTGGCTCGGCTCCGCAAAACTTTCAGTGGGTCACCAAACTGCTAGGCTTGCGCGGCAATATTCCGCAGGGAATGCGTGAAATCAAGACCATTATTCAAAAAGATAAATTGTTTGGCCCCGAAGCAAGACTGGTTGAGTTACTGTTGCACGCATATATTCTCACTTACGCTGAGTCGCAAAACACGGCACTTCTGGAGTTTGTCAGTGGAGAAAAGGATAATTTACTGCTCCATTTTTTTGGAACGACAATCTCAATGAAAGACGGACGGGGAGAGCAGGCGCTGAAATTACTCAATCAGCGGCCCGTTGGCAGTGAGTACCTTGCGTTTCCTTTTTTGGACTACCTGAAAGGCGAAATTTTACTTCAAAAAGGTCAATATGACGAAGCACGTACGCACTTAAAACGATTTTTGGCGCAGTATAAAGGTCAAAATTACCTGAAAGATACGCACATGAAATTGTTTCTGAGTCATTGGTTGGATGGCGAAGAAGCCCATGCCATGCCGTATCTGGTGCGAGTACAGGCCGTGGGAACGAGTTACGTGGAAGCCGATAAATTTGCGGAAAAATTCGCCAAAAGCTTCCGAAAAAAAGAAGTTTCGGGACAACAGAAAGCCTTAATGAAAGCCCGTTTGGCGTTTGATGGTGGATATTTACAAGAAGCAGCTCTTGCTTTAAAATCATATCAAGAGCCTTTTTTTACGAACTTATACGATAAAGCCGAATTTCATTACCGTTGGGGGCGGATTCTTCAACGCCAAAATCGTCCTGACTCTTCTATTGTGCATTATGAACGCGCCATTGCGCTCAGTCAGGCGCAGAGTTTGTATTTTGGTGCGACGTCGGCCTTGCAATTGGGTTACATGTATCAGGCAAAAGGTAACAATGCCAAGGCTGTTTATCACTTCAAACAGGCGCTCACGTATCCGAAGCATGAATACAAAAACAGCGTGGACAATAAAGCCCGCGCTGCTTTGACTCTGATGGGAGTGGAGTAA
- the folE gene encoding GTP cyclohydrolase I FolE, translating into MKPNETLWNTPREAADFVDLNIDEWGDDHSLSAYDTPMREDAFELSDVEKVAKIELHFKEIMETLGLDLTDDSLKGTPHRVAKMYVKEIFSGLNPKNKPKATLFENKYNYNEMLVEKDISFYSNCEHHFVPIFGKAHVAYISSGKVIGLSKLNRIVQYFAKRPQVQERLTVQIGKELQQILQTEDVAVVMDAKHLCVASRGIQDDTSTTITSFYGGKFKEDATKNEFLKYL; encoded by the coding sequence ATGAAACCGAACGAAACTTTGTGGAATACCCCGCGTGAGGCTGCCGATTTCGTTGATTTAAACATTGACGAATGGGGCGACGACCACAGCCTAAGTGCCTACGATACCCCCATGCGCGAAGATGCTTTTGAGCTGAGCGATGTTGAAAAAGTAGCAAAAATTGAGCTGCATTTTAAAGAAATCATGGAGACGTTGGGTCTTGACCTAACCGATGACAGCCTGAAAGGAACACCTCATCGGGTGGCTAAAATGTACGTAAAAGAGATTTTTAGCGGCCTTAACCCTAAAAATAAGCCCAAAGCCACCCTTTTTGAAAATAAATACAATTACAATGAAATGCTTGTGGAGAAAGACATCAGTTTTTACTCCAACTGCGAGCACCATTTTGTACCCATTTTTGGCAAAGCGCACGTTGCCTATATTTCAAGCGGAAAAGTGATTGGACTTTCAAAACTGAACCGTATTGTTCAGTATTTTGCTAAACGCCCTCAGGTACAGGAGCGTTTGACGGTTCAAATCGGCAAGGAATTGCAACAAATTCTCCAAACCGAAGATGTGGCCGTGGTAATGGATGCCAAGCACTTGTGCGTAGCTTCGCGCGGCATACAGGATGATACAAGCACCACAATCACCTCTTTTTACGGCGGTAAGTTTAAAGAAGATGCCACCAAAAATGAGTTTTTGAAGTATTTATAA
- a CDS encoding 6-pyruvoyl trahydropterin synthase family protein gives MSNQRVAVFRKTHFNAAHRLNNPAWSDEENARIFGKCNLPNYHGHNYELIVRVTGEVDPNTGYVVDLKWLNDLIEHNVLQKFDHKNLNLDTEEFKNLNPSAENIAIVIYNILRGHLQSTFDLKIRLYETERNFVEYPA, from the coding sequence ATGAGCAATCAACGGGTGGCGGTCTTCCGAAAGACCCACTTCAATGCTGCGCATAGACTCAACAACCCGGCTTGGTCGGATGAGGAAAACGCACGCATTTTTGGAAAATGCAATTTACCGAACTACCACGGTCATAATTATGAACTGATTGTCCGGGTGACGGGGGAGGTAGACCCGAATACCGGCTACGTTGTGGATTTGAAATGGCTGAACGATTTGATAGAGCACAATGTTCTGCAAAAGTTCGACCACAAGAATCTAAATCTTGACACGGAAGAGTTTAAAAACCTGAATCCCAGTGCCGAGAACATTGCAATTGTGATTTACAACATCCTGCGTGGGCATTTACAATCCACTTTTGATTTGAAAATAAGACTATATGAAACCGAACGAAACTTTGTGGAATACCCCGCGTGA
- a CDS encoding DUF4199 family protein, protein MTLFGMNNTLKFAIYIVVFSLIWLVGEKLLGYQNTIVDWLPFTSLLWLILIGVFYIAFLRSTRQQTTKVVYKTNVKSLLTLSIYWLLAFGLVKWVYFLFVNPDYFNDLIIRGREWLTLTATSEENFENATRMMDDFLQLPVYLGITTAVQLIFCLIYAFLFPAFLKNK, encoded by the coding sequence ATGACACTTTTTGGAATGAACAATACCCTCAAATTCGCCATTTACATCGTTGTTTTTAGTCTTATTTGGTTGGTTGGAGAAAAATTACTCGGTTATCAAAATACAATTGTGGACTGGCTTCCCTTCACAAGTTTGCTTTGGTTAATCCTGATTGGGGTGTTTTACATTGCCTTTCTTCGCAGCACGCGTCAACAAACTACAAAGGTAGTCTATAAAACAAATGTCAAGTCGCTACTCACACTAAGTATCTACTGGCTACTCGCTTTTGGATTAGTAAAATGGGTTTATTTTTTATTTGTTAATCCTGATTATTTTAATGACCTCATCATTCGTGGCCGGGAATGGCTCACGCTGACTGCCACCTCGGAAGAAAACTTTGAAAACGCCACCCGTATGATGGATGATTTTCTGCAATTGCCTGTCTATTTGGGTATTACTACCGCCGTTCAACTTATTTTCTGCTTAATTTACGCCTTTTTATTCCCTGCTTTTCTCAAGAACAAATAG
- a CDS encoding glutamine--tRNA ligase/YqeY domain fusion protein: protein MSEISKEPTEEKSLNFIEQIIEEDLRNGKHGGRVLTRFPPEPNGYLHIGHAKSICLNFGVAQKYGGGTNLRFDDTNPVTEDTEYVDSIKNDVQWLGFQWVNEFYASDYFDSLYEYALLLIRKGLAYVDESTSEQMATQKGTPTEAGTNSPYRDRTPEENEALFVRMKNGEFAEGTRTLRAKIDMAASNMIMRDPVIYRIKFAHHHRTGDKWCIYPMYDFAHGQSDSIEKITHSICTLEFIPHRDLYDWCIEKLEIFPSKQYEFARLNLTYTVMSKRKLLQLVNEQHVTGWDDPRMPTISGLRRRGYTPESIREFCDRIGVARRDNLIDVSLLEFCIREHLNKVAERRMVVLDPLKVIITNFPEGQVEICHSENNPEDPNGGIRDIPFGREIYVERDDFMEVAPKKYFRLAPGQMVRLKSAYIIKCDDFVKDEAGNVTELHCSYIENSKSGSDTSGINVKGTLHWVSVNEALPIEIREYDRLFTVEDLSTAEGDFKDHINPNSLQVITGYAEPALKEAAIGDKFQFMRKGYFCLDPDSTADHLVFNRTVGLKDTWGKVAAK, encoded by the coding sequence ATGAGTGAAATCAGCAAAGAACCTACCGAAGAAAAATCACTTAACTTCATCGAGCAAATCATCGAGGAAGACCTCCGTAACGGTAAGCACGGAGGGCGAGTTTTAACGCGCTTTCCACCCGAGCCCAACGGCTATTTACACATTGGACACGCCAAGTCGATTTGCCTTAATTTTGGCGTTGCTCAAAAATATGGCGGAGGAACAAACCTTCGTTTTGACGATACCAATCCCGTGACGGAAGATACCGAATACGTAGATTCCATCAAGAATGATGTGCAATGGTTGGGTTTTCAGTGGGTTAACGAGTTTTATGCCTCTGATTATTTCGATTCTTTATACGAGTACGCGTTGTTGCTTATCCGTAAAGGACTAGCGTACGTGGACGAATCTACTTCAGAACAAATGGCGACGCAGAAGGGAACGCCCACCGAGGCGGGAACAAATAGCCCTTACCGTGACCGTACACCTGAGGAAAACGAAGCGTTGTTTGTCCGTATGAAAAATGGGGAGTTTGCCGAAGGAACCCGCACGCTTCGGGCCAAAATCGACATGGCGGCCTCGAATATGATCATGCGTGATCCCGTGATTTATCGCATCAAATTTGCGCATCACCACCGCACGGGCGACAAATGGTGCATTTATCCGATGTATGATTTTGCCCACGGGCAATCGGATTCAATCGAGAAAATCACGCATTCCATTTGTACGCTAGAATTTATTCCTCACCGCGATTTGTACGACTGGTGCATCGAAAAATTAGAAATATTTCCTTCAAAACAATATGAGTTTGCGCGTCTGAACCTTACGTATACCGTAATGAGCAAGCGGAAACTCCTCCAATTGGTCAACGAACAACACGTAACGGGCTGGGATGATCCACGAATGCCCACGATTTCGGGCTTGCGTCGCCGAGGATATACCCCAGAGTCGATTCGTGAGTTTTGCGACCGCATTGGAGTAGCCCGTCGCGATAATCTAATTGATGTGAGTTTGTTGGAATTTTGTATTCGCGAACATCTCAACAAAGTAGCCGAGCGCCGAATGGTTGTGCTTGACCCGCTCAAGGTGATTATCACCAATTTCCCCGAAGGTCAGGTGGAGATTTGCCACAGCGAAAACAATCCTGAAGACCCCAACGGCGGTATACGTGATATTCCTTTCGGAAGGGAGATTTATGTGGAGCGGGATGACTTTATGGAAGTAGCTCCTAAAAAATACTTCCGTTTGGCTCCTGGGCAGATGGTGCGTCTCAAAAGCGCTTACATCATCAAGTGCGACGACTTTGTCAAAGATGAAGCAGGAAATGTGACCGAATTGCATTGCTCCTACATTGAAAACAGCAAAAGCGGTAGCGATACCTCGGGCATCAACGTAAAAGGCACACTGCATTGGGTTTCGGTCAACGAAGCTTTACCCATCGAGATTCGGGAATACGACCGACTTTTCACAGTGGAAGACCTTTCAACCGCCGAAGGAGATTTTAAAGACCACATTAACCCTAATTCGTTGCAGGTGATTACGGGTTATGCCGAACCCGCGCTTAAAGAGGCTGCGATAGGGGATAAGTTTCAATTCATGCGTAAAGGATATTTTTGCCTTGATCCAGACAGTACGGCCGACCATTTGGTCTTTAATCGTACGGTTGGGTTGAAAGACACCTGGGGAAAAGTAGCAGCGAAATAG